The following proteins come from a genomic window of Acinetobacter baumannii:
- the folE gene encoding GTP cyclohydrolase I FolE encodes MQQSYANILTAVGEDLNRPGLKDTPVRAAKAFSYLTSGYSKTLEEVTNNAVFPSDNHEMVLVKNIEFYSLCEHHLLPFYGRVHIAYLPEGKVLGLSKFARITEMFARRLQIQENLTQQIAEAVAEVTDARGVAVVIDSAHMCMMMRGVGKQESTTRTVSFVGDFKTDKEARREFLSAVPESY; translated from the coding sequence ATGCAGCAATCGTACGCAAATATTCTGACTGCCGTCGGTGAAGACCTTAATCGTCCCGGCCTTAAAGATACGCCTGTGCGTGCGGCTAAAGCTTTTTCATATTTAACTTCTGGCTATAGTAAAACTTTAGAAGAAGTCACCAATAATGCTGTTTTCCCATCAGATAACCATGAAATGGTATTGGTGAAGAATATTGAATTTTATTCGCTCTGCGAACACCATCTCCTTCCATTCTATGGCCGTGTTCATATTGCCTATTTACCAGAAGGCAAAGTTCTTGGCTTATCTAAATTTGCACGTATTACCGAGATGTTTGCTCGTCGTTTGCAAATTCAGGAAAACCTGACTCAGCAAATCGCTGAAGCTGTTGCAGAAGTCACTGATGCTCGTGGTGTCGCTGTAGTCATCGATTCAGCACATATGTGTATGATGATGCGTGGTGTAGGTAAACAAGAATCTACCACCCGTACAGTTTCATTTGTCGGAGATTTTAAAACCGATAAAGAAGCGCGCCGTGAATTCTTAAGTGCAGTACCAGAAAGCTACTAA
- the xdhA gene encoding xanthine dehydrogenase small subunit has protein sequence MLERPITFFFRGGQQQVENVVPTMTVLQFLREYTQTGKTRQTGTKEGCAEGDCGACTVVIGELVNDNLQLRSVNACIQFLPTLDGKALFTVEDLHSLLPVPDGTLHPVQQAMVDMHGSQCGFCTPGFIMSLWSMYENEQQSLSKDKISDYLSGNLCRCTGYRPILDAAQKAYDYPRVVLERQKVIDVLKEIRTLPALHLNDQKQQFFAPKTLQDFATLRLQLPQARIVAGSTDVGLWVTKQGRDLGDMLYIGQVEELKKVVVTDHALTIGANVSLSDALIKISDFYPDFQELQRRFASMPIKNAGTLGGNIANGSPIGDSMPALITLGTRLILRVGEQTREIALEDFYLDYQKTALQLGEFVEAIVIPLREGQTRFKFASYKIAKRFEQDISAVCAAISCELDPHYIAHNVRIAFGGMAAIPKRAKYAEAILEGQQITAELIVQAQQALSQDYQPLDDGRASSAYRLHVAKNCLQRFYVEKILSQTITRVNDLIAMVEI, from the coding sequence ATGTTAGAACGTCCAATCACCTTCTTTTTCCGTGGTGGTCAGCAGCAAGTAGAAAATGTAGTACCTACAATGACGGTTTTACAATTTCTGCGAGAATATACTCAAACTGGTAAGACTAGGCAGACTGGTACAAAAGAGGGATGTGCTGAGGGCGATTGTGGTGCATGTACAGTAGTGATTGGTGAGTTGGTCAATGACAACCTGCAATTACGTAGTGTGAATGCGTGTATTCAGTTTTTACCAACTTTAGATGGTAAGGCCCTATTTACAGTAGAAGACCTTCATAGCTTATTGCCAGTACCAGATGGCACACTTCATCCGGTACAACAGGCGATGGTCGATATGCATGGTTCACAATGCGGTTTTTGTACACCTGGTTTTATCATGTCGTTGTGGTCAATGTATGAAAATGAACAACAGTCTCTAAGCAAAGATAAAATCAGTGATTATCTTTCTGGAAACTTATGTCGCTGTACAGGCTATCGCCCTATTTTAGATGCAGCACAAAAAGCTTATGACTATCCACGTGTTGTATTAGAACGTCAAAAAGTAATTGATGTATTAAAAGAGATCAGAACATTACCTGCATTGCATTTGAATGATCAAAAGCAGCAATTTTTTGCACCCAAGACTTTGCAGGATTTTGCTACTTTACGTTTACAGTTGCCGCAAGCACGTATTGTTGCAGGTAGCACAGATGTAGGTTTGTGGGTCACAAAGCAGGGCCGTGATTTGGGCGATATGCTTTATATCGGTCAAGTTGAAGAGCTGAAAAAGGTTGTAGTCACAGACCATGCTTTAACAATTGGAGCAAATGTAAGTTTGAGTGATGCACTCATTAAAATTTCAGATTTTTATCCCGACTTTCAAGAATTACAGCGCCGTTTTGCTTCCATGCCGATTAAAAATGCAGGAACACTAGGTGGAAATATTGCTAATGGTTCGCCTATTGGTGATTCAATGCCGGCATTAATTACGCTAGGTACACGATTGATTTTGCGTGTAGGTGAGCAGACTCGTGAAATTGCTTTGGAAGACTTTTATTTAGACTATCAAAAAACAGCATTACAACTTGGTGAGTTTGTTGAGGCGATTGTTATTCCGCTTCGCGAAGGGCAGACACGTTTTAAATTTGCCAGCTATAAAATTGCCAAACGTTTTGAGCAAGATATTTCTGCGGTATGTGCAGCCATTTCTTGCGAGTTAGATCCTCATTATATTGCTCACAATGTAAGAATTGCTTTTGGTGGCATGGCAGCTATTCCCAAACGTGCAAAATATGCAGAAGCCATATTAGAAGGCCAGCAAATTACAGCAGAATTGATCGTTCAGGCGCAGCAGGCATTGTCGCAAGACTATCAGCCTTTAGATGATGGACGTGCTAGCTCGGCATATCGTTTACACGTCGCGAAAAACTGTTTACAGC